A single Falco naumanni isolate bFalNau1 chromosome 20, bFalNau1.pat, whole genome shotgun sequence DNA region contains:
- the CA14 gene encoding carbonic anhydrase 14 isoform X2 — MLRALLLLGGLAPTLPAGPHWAYEGPHGQQHWPQGHPACGGRAQSPIDIQRRGAQPDPSLPPLGYQHPTAPAFALANNGHTAVLVLPPTLRLRGLPRPFAAAQLHFHWGRPGRAGAEHLLDGHRAPAEMHVVHYDAERYANASEAQHHAGGLAVLGVLLEVGADPHPAYDNILSHLGSIRYAGQTTTVPSFSVQDLLPPRLDLYYRYNGSLTTPPCFQGVLWTLFQQPVRISLAQLEQLQGTLYATGAAEPEPQRLVDNFRIPQELNERLVLSSFPREPEGYSTGEVIAIVFGAVCSCLGVFLAIHFVAKRIRARGTQEQDVVFKASSRRTPDDDPHP, encoded by the exons atgctccgtgccctgctgctgctggggggccTGGCCCCCACCCTGCCCGCTG GTCCCCACTGGGCATATGAGG gcccccatgggcagcagcactggcccCAGGGCCACCCGGCCTGCGGGGGCCGAGCCCAGTCGCCCATCGACATCCAGCGGCGGGGGGCTCAGCCGGACCCCTCGCTGCCCCCCCTGGGCTACCAGCACCCCACGGCGCCAGCCTTCGCCCTGGCCAACAACGGCCACACCG CGGTGCTGGTGCTGCCGCCCACCCTgcggctgcgggggctgccccggccctTCGCCGCGGCTCAGCTCCACTTCCACTggggccggcccggccgcgctgGCGCTGAGCACCTCCTGGATGGGCACCGCGCCCCCGCCGAG ATGCACGTGGTGCACTACGACGCGGAGCGTTACGCCAACGCCAGCGAGGCGCAGCACCACGCCGGCGGGCTGGCCGTGCTCGGCGTCCTCCTGGAG GTGGGTGCTGACCCCCACCCCGCCTACGACAACATCCTGAGCCACCTCGGGAGCATCCGCTACGCAG ggcagaCGACCACCGTCCCCTCCTTCAGCGTGCAGGACCTGCTGCCCCCCCGCCTGGACCTCTACTACCGCTACAACGGGTCCCTCACCACCCCCCCGTGCTTCCAGGGGGTCCTCTGGACCCTCTTCCAGCAGCCCGTCCGCATCAGCCTGGCGCAG ctggagcagctccagggaaCCCTTTACGCCACGGGGGCGGCCGAGCCCGAGCCCCAGCGCCTGGTGGATAATTTTCGGATCCCGCAGGAGCTCAACGAGCGGCTGGTGCTGTCGTCCTTCCCCAGGG AGCCCGAGGGGTATTCGACAG GTGAAGTCATCGCCATTGTCTTTGGTGCTGTCTGCAGCTGCCTCGGCGTTTTCCTTGCCATCCACTTTGTGGCCAAGAGGATTCG AGCGAGGGGGACACAGGAGCAGGACGTCGTGTTCAAAGCCTCCTCCCGCCGCACGCCCGACGATGACCCCCACCCCTGA
- the CA14 gene encoding carbonic anhydrase 14 isoform X4 translates to MLRALLLLGGLAPTLPAGPHWAYEGPHGQQHWPQGHPACGGRAQSPIDIQRRGAQPDPSLPPLGYQHPTAPAFALANNGHTAVLVLPPTLRLRGLPRPFAAAQLHFHWGRPGRAGAEHLLDGHRAPAEMHVVHYDAERYANASEAQHHAGGLAVLGVLLEGRRPPSPPSACRTCCPPAWTSTTATTGPSPPPRASRGSSGPSSSSPSASAWRSWSSSREPFTPRGRPSPSPSAWWIIFGSRRSSTSGWCCRPSPGSPRGIRQVKSSPLSLVLSAAASAFSLPSTLWPRGFERGGHRSRTSCSKPPPAARPTMTPTPEPPRCPPTLRGAT, encoded by the exons atgctccgtgccctgctgctgctggggggccTGGCCCCCACCCTGCCCGCTG GTCCCCACTGGGCATATGAGG gcccccatgggcagcagcactggcccCAGGGCCACCCGGCCTGCGGGGGCCGAGCCCAGTCGCCCATCGACATCCAGCGGCGGGGGGCTCAGCCGGACCCCTCGCTGCCCCCCCTGGGCTACCAGCACCCCACGGCGCCAGCCTTCGCCCTGGCCAACAACGGCCACACCG CGGTGCTGGTGCTGCCGCCCACCCTgcggctgcgggggctgccccggccctTCGCCGCGGCTCAGCTCCACTTCCACTggggccggcccggccgcgctgGCGCTGAGCACCTCCTGGATGGGCACCGCGCCCCCGCCGAG ATGCACGTGGTGCACTACGACGCGGAGCGTTACGCCAACGCCAGCGAGGCGCAGCACCACGCCGGCGGGCTGGCCGTGCTCGGCGTCCTCCTGGAG ggcagaCGACCACCGTCCCCTCCTTCAGCGTGCAGGACCTGCTGCCCCCCCGCCTGGACCTCTACTACCGCTACAACGGGTCCCTCACCACCCCCCCGTGCTTCCAGGGGGTCCTCTGGACCCTCTTCCAGCAGCCCGTCCGCATCAGCCTGGCGCAG ctggagcagctccagggaaCCCTTTACGCCACGGGGGCGGCCGAGCCCGAGCCCCAGCGCCTGGTGGATAATTTTCGGATCCCGCAGGAGCTCAACGAGCGGCTGGTGCTGTCGTCCTTCCCCAGGG AGCCCGAGGGGTATTCGACAG GTGAAGTCATCGCCATTGTCTTTGGTGCTGTCTGCAGCTGCCTCGGCGTTTTCCTTGCCATCCACTTTGTGGCCAAGAGGATTCG AGCGAGGGGGACACAGGAGCAGGACGTCGTGTTCAAAGCCTCCTCCCGCCGCACGCCCGACGATGACCCCCACCCCTGAacccccccgctgccccccaaCCCTCCGAGGGGCCACTTAG
- the MRPS21 gene encoding 28S ribosomal protein S21, mitochondrial, whose protein sequence is MANHLRFLGRTVMVQNGNVDAAYSSLNRILTLDGVVEAVRRRRYYEKPCRQRQRRAYEECRRVYNTEMARKITFLARTNRPDPWLGC, encoded by the exons ATGGCGAACCACCTCCGCTTCCTGGGCCGCACCGTCATGGTGCAGAACGGCAACGTGGACGCGGCCTACAGCTCGCTCAACAG GATCCTCACGCTTGATGGCGTGGTGGAGGCAGTGCGGCGGCGGCGCTACTACGAGAAGCCATGCCGGCAGCGGCAGCGCCGGGCCTATGAGGAGTGCCGGCGGGTCTACAACACCGAGATGGCCCGGAAGATCACCTTCTTGGCGCGGACCAACCGGCCGGACCCCTGGCTGGGCTGCTAG
- the CA14 gene encoding carbonic anhydrase 14 isoform X1, whose protein sequence is MLRALLLLGGLAPTLPAGPHWAYEGPHGQQHWPQGHPACGGRAQSPIDIQRRGAQPDPSLPPLGYQHPTAPAFALANNGHTAVLVLPPTLRLRGLPRPFAAAQLHFHWGRPGRAGAEHLLDGHRAPAEMHVVHYDAERYANASEAQHHAGGLAVLGVLLEVGADPHPAYDNILSHLGSIRYAACRTCCPPAWTSTTATTGPSPPPRASRGSSGPSSSSPSASAWRSWSSSREPFTPRGRPSPSPSAWWIIFGSRRSSTSGWCCRPSPGSPRGIRQVKSSPLSLVLSAAASAFSLPSTLWPRGFERGGHRSRTSCSKPPPAARPTMTPTPEPPRCPPTLRGAT, encoded by the exons atgctccgtgccctgctgctgctggggggccTGGCCCCCACCCTGCCCGCTG GTCCCCACTGGGCATATGAGG gcccccatgggcagcagcactggcccCAGGGCCACCCGGCCTGCGGGGGCCGAGCCCAGTCGCCCATCGACATCCAGCGGCGGGGGGCTCAGCCGGACCCCTCGCTGCCCCCCCTGGGCTACCAGCACCCCACGGCGCCAGCCTTCGCCCTGGCCAACAACGGCCACACCG CGGTGCTGGTGCTGCCGCCCACCCTgcggctgcgggggctgccccggccctTCGCCGCGGCTCAGCTCCACTTCCACTggggccggcccggccgcgctgGCGCTGAGCACCTCCTGGATGGGCACCGCGCCCCCGCCGAG ATGCACGTGGTGCACTACGACGCGGAGCGTTACGCCAACGCCAGCGAGGCGCAGCACCACGCCGGCGGGCTGGCCGTGCTCGGCGTCCTCCTGGAG GTGGGTGCTGACCCCCACCCCGCCTACGACAACATCCTGAGCCACCTCGGGAGCATCCGCTACGCAG CGTGCAGGACCTGCTGCCCCCCCGCCTGGACCTCTACTACCGCTACAACGGGTCCCTCACCACCCCCCCGTGCTTCCAGGGGGTCCTCTGGACCCTCTTCCAGCAGCCCGTCCGCATCAGCCTGGCGCAG ctggagcagctccagggaaCCCTTTACGCCACGGGGGCGGCCGAGCCCGAGCCCCAGCGCCTGGTGGATAATTTTCGGATCCCGCAGGAGCTCAACGAGCGGCTGGTGCTGTCGTCCTTCCCCAGGG AGCCCGAGGGGTATTCGACAG GTGAAGTCATCGCCATTGTCTTTGGTGCTGTCTGCAGCTGCCTCGGCGTTTTCCTTGCCATCCACTTTGTGGCCAAGAGGATTCG AGCGAGGGGGACACAGGAGCAGGACGTCGTGTTCAAAGCCTCCTCCCGCCGCACGCCCGACGATGACCCCCACCCCTGAacccccccgctgccccccaaCCCTCCGAGGGGCCACTTAG
- the CA14 gene encoding carbonic anhydrase 14 isoform X3 encodes MLRALLLLGGLAPTLPAGPHWAYEGPHGQQHWPQGHPACGGRAQSPIDIQRRGAQPDPSLPPLGYQHPTAPAFALANNGHTAVLVLPPTLRLRGLPRPFAAAQLHFHWGRPGRAGAEHLLDGHRAPAEMHVVHYDAERYANASEAQHHAGGLAVLGVLLEVGADPHPAYDNILSHLGSIRYAACRTCCPPAWTSTTATTGPSPPPRASRGSSGPSSSSPSASAWRRFWGETPAFWLEQLQGTLYATGAAEPEPQRLVDNFRIPQELNERLVLSSFPREPEGYSTGEVIAIVFGAVCSCLGVFLAIHFVAKRIRARGTQEQDVVFKASSRRTPDDDPHP; translated from the exons atgctccgtgccctgctgctgctggggggccTGGCCCCCACCCTGCCCGCTG GTCCCCACTGGGCATATGAGG gcccccatgggcagcagcactggcccCAGGGCCACCCGGCCTGCGGGGGCCGAGCCCAGTCGCCCATCGACATCCAGCGGCGGGGGGCTCAGCCGGACCCCTCGCTGCCCCCCCTGGGCTACCAGCACCCCACGGCGCCAGCCTTCGCCCTGGCCAACAACGGCCACACCG CGGTGCTGGTGCTGCCGCCCACCCTgcggctgcgggggctgccccggccctTCGCCGCGGCTCAGCTCCACTTCCACTggggccggcccggccgcgctgGCGCTGAGCACCTCCTGGATGGGCACCGCGCCCCCGCCGAG ATGCACGTGGTGCACTACGACGCGGAGCGTTACGCCAACGCCAGCGAGGCGCAGCACCACGCCGGCGGGCTGGCCGTGCTCGGCGTCCTCCTGGAG GTGGGTGCTGACCCCCACCCCGCCTACGACAACATCCTGAGCCACCTCGGGAGCATCCGCTACGCAG CGTGCAGGACCTGCTGCCCCCCCGCCTGGACCTCTACTACCGCTACAACGGGTCCCTCACCACCCCCCCGTGCTTCCAGGGGGTCCTCTGGACCCTCTTCCAGCAGCCCGTCCGCATCAGCCTGGCGCAGGTTTTGGGGTGAAACCCCTGCTTTTTGg ctggagcagctccagggaaCCCTTTACGCCACGGGGGCGGCCGAGCCCGAGCCCCAGCGCCTGGTGGATAATTTTCGGATCCCGCAGGAGCTCAACGAGCGGCTGGTGCTGTCGTCCTTCCCCAGGG AGCCCGAGGGGTATTCGACAG GTGAAGTCATCGCCATTGTCTTTGGTGCTGTCTGCAGCTGCCTCGGCGTTTTCCTTGCCATCCACTTTGTGGCCAAGAGGATTCG AGCGAGGGGGACACAGGAGCAGGACGTCGTGTTCAAAGCCTCCTCCCGCCGCACGCCCGACGATGACCCCCACCCCTGA
- the APH1A gene encoding gamma-secretase subunit APH-1A isoform X2 produces MGAAVCFGCAGIAFGPALALVLLTVAAEPLRVIVLVAGAFFWLVSLLLASLIWFISVHLSDREDAKLQYGLLIFGAAVSVLLQEAFRFAYFKLLKKADEGLAMISEDGRSPISLRQMAYVSGLSFGIISGMFSVINILADSVGPGIVGIHGDSPYYFITSAFLTMALVLLHTFWGVIFFDACEKRHYWCLGLVVASHLLTSGLTFLNPWYEASLAPIFVITLCTGLWAFVTAGGSLRNILKCLSCKQEDDSRVMMYSALQVPLED; encoded by the exons ATGGGGGCCGCCGTCTGCTTCGGCTGCGCCGGGATCGCCTTCGGGCCGGCGCTCGCCCTCGTCCTGCTCACGGTGGCGGCGGAGCCGCTGCGGGTCATCGTGCTGGTGGCGGG GGCGTTTTTCTGGCTGGTGTCGCTGCTCCTGGCGTCTCTGATCTGGTTCATTTCGGTTCACCTCAGCGACCGGGAGGACGCCAAGCTGCAGTATGGCCTCCTCATCTTCGGGGCTGCCGTCTCcgtcctgctgcaggaggctttTCGATTCGCCTACTTCAAGCTGCTGAA gAAAGCGGACGAGGGCCTGGCGATGATCAGCGAGGACGGCCGGTCCCCCATCTCCCTGCGCCAGATGGCTTACG TCTCCGGCCTGTCCTTCGGCATCATCAGCGGCATGTTTTCCGTCATTAACATCCTGGCGGACTCCGTCGGGCCGGGCATCGTCGGGATCCACGGGGATTCACCGTACTACTTCATCACGTCCG CGTTCCTCACCATGGCCCTCGTCTTGCTCCACACCTTCTGGGGCGTGATCTTCTTCGACGCCTGTGAGAAACGCCActactggtgcctggggctggtggtcGCCAGCCACCTCCTCACCTCGGGGCTG ACGTTCCTGAACCCCTGGTACGAGGCCAGCCTGGCCCCCATCTTCGTCATCACCCTCTGCACCGGCCTCTGGGCCTTCGTCACTGCCGGGGGCTCCCTCCGCAACATCCTCAAGTGCCTTTCCT GTAAGCAGGAGGACGACAGCAGAGTGATGATGTACTCGGCGCTGCAGGTGCCTTTGGAGGACTGA
- the APH1A gene encoding gamma-secretase subunit APH-1A isoform X1, which yields MGAAVCFGCAGIAFGPALALVLLTVAAEPLRVIVLVAGAFFWLVSLLLASLIWFISVHLSDREDAKLQYGLLIFGAAVSVLLQEAFRFAYFKLLNRSRFPSPPPRRRKADEGLAMISEDGRSPISLRQMAYVSGLSFGIISGMFSVINILADSVGPGIVGIHGDSPYYFITSAFLTMALVLLHTFWGVIFFDACEKRHYWCLGLVVASHLLTSGLTFLNPWYEASLAPIFVITLCTGLWAFVTAGGSLRNILKCLSCKQEDDSRVMMYSALQVPLED from the exons ATGGGGGCCGCCGTCTGCTTCGGCTGCGCCGGGATCGCCTTCGGGCCGGCGCTCGCCCTCGTCCTGCTCACGGTGGCGGCGGAGCCGCTGCGGGTCATCGTGCTGGTGGCGGG GGCGTTTTTCTGGCTGGTGTCGCTGCTCCTGGCGTCTCTGATCTGGTTCATTTCGGTTCACCTCAGCGACCGGGAGGACGCCAAGCTGCAGTATGGCCTCCTCATCTTCGGGGCTGCCGTCTCcgtcctgctgcaggaggctttTCGATTCGCCTACTTCAAGCTGCTGAA CCGCTCACGctttccctcccccccgccccgccgcaggAAAGCGGACGAGGGCCTGGCGATGATCAGCGAGGACGGCCGGTCCCCCATCTCCCTGCGCCAGATGGCTTACG TCTCCGGCCTGTCCTTCGGCATCATCAGCGGCATGTTTTCCGTCATTAACATCCTGGCGGACTCCGTCGGGCCGGGCATCGTCGGGATCCACGGGGATTCACCGTACTACTTCATCACGTCCG CGTTCCTCACCATGGCCCTCGTCTTGCTCCACACCTTCTGGGGCGTGATCTTCTTCGACGCCTGTGAGAAACGCCActactggtgcctggggctggtggtcGCCAGCCACCTCCTCACCTCGGGGCTG ACGTTCCTGAACCCCTGGTACGAGGCCAGCCTGGCCCCCATCTTCGTCATCACCCTCTGCACCGGCCTCTGGGCCTTCGTCACTGCCGGGGGCTCCCTCCGCAACATCCTCAAGTGCCTTTCCT GTAAGCAGGAGGACGACAGCAGAGTGATGATGTACTCGGCGCTGCAGGTGCCTTTGGAGGACTGA
- the CIART gene encoding circadian-associated transcriptional repressor → MEGRDGGPTLLANQRRAASALGSAAGCAGQRGREGGPGRRVSAPCRGSTSNGSAGGRGPAGGTCGRARVRVGPPQPGRDRDGSGGTGTGTGTGTAVGIPAPGHRYRDTDTGTGTPAPGHRYWKRGTGPGTPAPGHRPRHRDTSPRTPALEQGHRYRCGNRGSGPGTLIPAPGYRHSIGTGTGTPIPAPGRGHRHRRSCSREQCQELRGFIQPLAELLEGLKRGRYDRGLSSFQQSVAMDRLQRIIGVLQKPEMGARYLGTLLQVEGMLRLWFPHVAPKPPPAPAPAPAAPRRRPPAGPHGAPRCRRLPGDTPVSSPTGTAQLGGHPRCHRPTAQTGTPPAPEA, encoded by the exons ATGGAGGGGCGTGACGGCGGCCCCACCCTCCTGGCCAATCAGCGCAGAGCGGCTTCCGCATTGGGCAGCGCCGCCGGCTGCGCGGGCCAACGGGGGCGAGAgggcgggccggggcgccgAGTCTCCGCCCCCTGCCGGGGCTCGACGTCCAATGGgagcgcgggggggcggggcccAGCGGGAGGCACGTGCGGCCGCGCACGTGTCCGCGTGGGGCCGCCGCAGCCGGGGCGGGACCGGGACGGGAGCGGGGGCACCGGCACggggacagggaccgggacgGCAGTGGGGATACCGGCCCCGGGACACCGATACCGGGACACCGATACCGGGACAGGGACACCGGCCCCGGGACACCGATACTGGAAGAGGGGCACCGGCCCCGGGACACCGGCCCCGGGACACCGGCCCCGGCACAGGGACACCAGCCCCAGGACACCGGCACTGGAACAAGGACACCGATACCGGTGCGGGAACAGGGGCAGCGGCCCCGGGACACTGATACCGGCCCCGGGATATCGTCACAGCATCGGTACCGGGACAGGGACACCGATaccggccccggggcggggacATCGGCACCGCCGCAGCTGCAGCCGGGAGCAG tGCCAGGAGCTGCGGGGTTTCATCCAGCCGCTGGCGGAGCTGCTAGAGGGGCTGAAGCGGGGGCGATACGACAGAG ggctgagcagcttCCAGCAGAGCGTGGCCATGGACCGCCTCCAGCGTATCATCGGGGTCCTGCAGAAGCCAGAAATGGG CGCCCGGTACCTGGGGACGCTGCTGCAGGTCGAGGGGATGCTGCGGCTCTGGTTCCCCCACGTCGCCCCCAAACCCCCGCCGGCCCCAgctcccgcccccgccgccccccgccgccgcccccccgctgGCCCCCACGGGGctccccgctgccgccgccttCCCGGGGACACCCCCGTCTCCAGCCCCACCGGAACAGCGCAGCTGGGGGGACATCCCCGCTGCCACCGTCCCACCGCCCAGACAGGGACACCCCCCGCGCCGGAGGCGTGA